Sequence from the Segatella copri genome:
ATTTGCAGGATGGTGACTACATCCGTTTGCAGAACCTTACCTTGGGTTATGATTTCAAGAAACTTATCTCTTGGAAGGGCCTCTCTAAGTTGCGCCTCTATTTCCAGGTACAGAATCTTTTTACTTTGACCAAGTATGATGGTATGGATCCGGAAATCGGTTCATACAATGGTACAGATGGTAACAGTAGCGACTCTTGGGTATCAGGAGTTGATATGGGTTACTATCCACACCCACGTACTTTCATTGTAGGTGTAAATGTTGCATTCTAACTCTAAAATTGAAAGTGATATGAAAAGAAAACATATATTCATGAGTGCGTTGATTTTGTCAGCTTTGACACTTACTTCGTGCGATGATTTCTTAGATACAGAGTCCAAGACCGACCTCAACTCAGAAACTGCTTACAGTAATGCTGAGACAGCAGAGATTGATCTCGTGGGCTGTTATGATGGATGGCAACGCACCTATACAGATGCGGGTGTCGGCATGTATCTGATGGCTGAGTTTGCTTCTGATCAGGCTTTTGCAGGTTTGGGACTCTCTGATGCCAAGAATAACAATGTGATAGACCAGTTTGATATTAGCATCGCTCCTTCGTATAACGACTTGTTTAATACAGACTGGAAGAACTATTATGCAGCTATCTTTCGCTGTAATCAGTTGATTGCTGCTGAGAATACCATCAATTGGGGTGGTAATGATAAGGTGAAGGGTCGCATTCTCGGTGAGGCTCGCGCCATCCGTGCCATCCTGTATTTTGATATGGCTCGTTTGTTTGGTGATGTGCCTTTGCTGTTGACACCATCTGAGGAAAATATTCCTCGTACACCAGTTAAGGATGTTTACCAGGTTATCTTTGATGACTTCAAGTATGCCATCGCCAATATTCCTGCTGATGCTTATCCGCTCGATAATCGTGATAGCAATGATGGTCGTATTACCAAGTATGCTGCCGAGGCTATGATGGCTCGGGCGTACCTCTATTATACAGGTTACTATGGTGAGGAGCATCCTGCTTGCTCTAAGTCTGATGCTGTTGTAGCAATCAATGATGTGGTTGTAAATGGAGGATATGAGTTGGAGGCCAACTACAAGGATCTCTGGATGCCTGCTTGTACCAAGGATGCTTCTTCTAACGGAGAGTATGCATGGAGTACAACTTATGCCGGAAAATGGTATGATGGCAAGACCTGGAAGGCTGGTCAGGGTAGTCTCTCTAAGGAGATTGTGCTCAACATGAAGTTCAATTCTACTCACGACTATAACGGAAATGGTGATGGTAATACCTTCTCTGTTTATCTGGGTCCTCGTAACCGTAGCGCTGCTGATATTTGTATTGCAAGTGGATGGGGTGCCTGCACTGTTACTCCTTCTTTCGTAGAGCAGTTTAAGAACGACACTCGTTTCTCTGCTTGTGCATGGAGCTGCAAGGAAGCAGGATTCTCTCCTGACTTGAATGATACTTACGAATACACTGGTTACTATACCCGCAAGTATGCACCTATGTGTTTTGCAGATGGTACTCGCCAGGAGGTAGGTTTCAAACTCGGTGAACAGCATCAGAATATCACCTACTATCAGGATTATACCATTATGCGTTATGCAGATGTACTCTTGATGCAGTCTGAGTTGACGGGTTCTAACTCTGGTTTGAATCAGGTTCGTGCCCGTGCTGGTGAACTCCCAGAGGAGTATAGTATTGAGAATATCCGTAAGGAGCGTGCTATCGAGTTTGCTTTCGAAGGCCTTCGCTATTGGGATTTGATGCGCTACGAAAAGGATGGAGCTTTTGCTGCTAAGACAATTGCTGAGGCTCAGAATGGTGCTTCTGTCCAGAATGGTGGAGCAGCTGCAAAGACCAAGTTCGTGGAGTCTAACTTTACGACCAAGAAGGGCTTGATGCAGATTCCTAATACTCAGATTACACTTTCTGGTAATGTCTTGACACAGAACCCAGGATGGTAATAAGTATAGTTGATTTTAATCATTTAAAAATCGGAAAATATGAAATTATTCAATCATATATATATGGTACTTGCCATATTTGCTACTTTGTTGATGGCGGCTTGTTCGCCTGACAACTTGAGCATGGGCGGCAAGGCTTACTCTCCTGAGGAATTGGTGGAGGGCAAGGCTTATACCGTGACCATTAATGGCAATGTTGTGACCTTGACATCCAATATTCCTGATTGTACGGCTCTTTGGGTTACTCCTTCTGGTCGTTCTCAGAAACCGGTTCAGAAGTTGGAGTTGCCTTTCGCTGGTGACTACGAGGTTACTTTTGGTGTTGAGACCAATGGTGGTGTGGTTTATGGTGAACCATACAAGTTTAATCTTCCTCAGAACGACTTCTCGCTCTTGAACGATAACAAGTGGTTCTATCTGGCTGATCAGGATTATAAGGGTGGTCAGTTCCCTGATGCGGAGACTTTGGCTGCTGGTGTCAAGAAAAAATGGATTCCTTGCTATGCAAGTTTTGGCATCGGTCAGTGTTCTGGTCCTGTGATGTATGCTTTACCTTATGACCCTGATGGTGATGGTAAGGGATTTACAGAGGATGACAAGCTCGGCAATGTTTACAAGGATATTCTCTTTGAGAACTTTAAGCCTAACTGGGATCCTGGATTCCAGAGCTGGTTGATTCCTGAGACTGACCCTTATATGGATTCATATATGGAGTTCAGTATGGATGCCAAGAATGGTTGCGTGGCTACCATGTATCGTGGTGAGGCAGGAACAAAGGGAGCTAGTACCGGATCTAATCTCATTGGTAAGTTTAACATGAATTTAGAGGAGAAGACGATGCCTAAGATTTCGTTCTCTGATTGTTATGCTATGCACAATGTTGCCTTTGATGAAGTTTGTTCTAACTATACCCAGGATATCTCTATAGTTGAACTGACTCCTTATATGCTTCAGTTGGCTACTCGTCGTACCAACTCTGAAGGTAACTGGTATATCATCTGGAACTTCGTTTCTCAGGAAGTTTTGGATACTAAGGGTAAATGTATTCCTGCTGCCGACAAACTTTTGGATGT
This genomic interval carries:
- a CDS encoding RagB/SusD family nutrient uptake outer membrane protein, which translates into the protein MKRKHIFMSALILSALTLTSCDDFLDTESKTDLNSETAYSNAETAEIDLVGCYDGWQRTYTDAGVGMYLMAEFASDQAFAGLGLSDAKNNNVIDQFDISIAPSYNDLFNTDWKNYYAAIFRCNQLIAAENTINWGGNDKVKGRILGEARAIRAILYFDMARLFGDVPLLLTPSEENIPRTPVKDVYQVIFDDFKYAIANIPADAYPLDNRDSNDGRITKYAAEAMMARAYLYYTGYYGEEHPACSKSDAVVAINDVVVNGGYELEANYKDLWMPACTKDASSNGEYAWSTTYAGKWYDGKTWKAGQGSLSKEIVLNMKFNSTHDYNGNGDGNTFSVYLGPRNRSAADICIASGWGACTVTPSFVEQFKNDTRFSACAWSCKEAGFSPDLNDTYEYTGYYTRKYAPMCFADGTRQEVGFKLGEQHQNITYYQDYTIMRYADVLLMQSELTGSNSGLNQVRARAGELPEEYSIENIRKERAIEFAFEGLRYWDLMRYEKDGAFAAKTIAEAQNGASVQNGGAAAKTKFVESNFTTKKGLMQIPNTQITLSGNVLTQNPGW